The genomic region CGCGGACAGCGTCCATGTCCAAATCGCGAACCTGCTTAATCAGGTCCTCGAAAGCTGCTGGTGGCAGGGCACCTGCTTGGTTAAAGACCTGGATACCGTCGCGAAAGACCATCAAGGTAGGAATAGCCTGAATCTGCAATGCGCCCGCTAGTTCCTGGTTGTTTTCGGTATCTAGCTTGGCAAAGGTGATGTCCTCGTGCTCTTCCGAAGCCTTGTCAAAGACGGGGGCAAAGCGCTTGCATGGACCACACCATTCAGCCCACGCATCAACAATGGTGATGCCGTCACCGATAGTGGTTTCTTCGAAATTTTCCTTGGTTACTTCTACGGTTGCCATTTTTCTCCTTAAGTTACGAAATTTTCCGCTCTGTAGTTACTCAACGGTACCGAAAGGCGAAATATTCCGTCACCAACCCCTTGCCAGATACCCTATGGGGGTATATCGTGGAGGTCGTTCAGGAAAACCACGTACCAATTCAAGGAGCATTCATCATGGCAACGAAAAACTACACCGTAGAAGGCATGACCTGCGGACACTGCGAAATGTCCGTGCAGGAAGAAGTCGGCGAGATCGCCGGCGTTACCAGCGTCAACGCTGACCACAATACCGGTGCCGTAACGGTTGAAGGCGCCGATTTCACAGACGAGCAGGTCTCCGCAGCCGTTGCGGAAGCCGGATACAAGTTGGTTTAGGCTCCCATGTCCACCACACATATTGATCTCGGCGTCACAGGCATGACCTGTACGTCGTGTTCTTCGCGCGTGGAGCGCAATCTCAACAAGGTCGAAGGCGTCAACGCGACGGTCAATTACGCCACCGAGTCGGCTTCAGTGGAATATGATTCCTCGCTGACCGCACCAGAAGACCTCATCAAGGTCATCCAGGGCGCCGGGTACGACGCCTACGATGCCAATCCCAGAACCGAGGACGCAGATTCGCTTGACGATGCCTCCCCGGCCGATGTAGCACGCGAAGAAGAAGCAGCACAGCTGAAGCGTTTGACCATCATGTCCGCTGTGCTGTCTGTCCCAATCATGGCATTGTCCATGATTCCGGCCTTGCAGTTTGATTACTGGCAGTGGGTCAGCGCCATTTTGGCCACGATTGTCTTTATCAACGGCGGCGCGCCGTTCCACAAGGCCACGTGGACCAACCTCAAACATGGCTCTTTTACCATGGACACGCTCATTACCATGGGCACCTCCGCGGCCTATTTCTGGTCGCTGTATGTCATGATTTTCGGCAACGCCGGCGAACCAGGCATGCGCATGCACATGGAGTTTTTCTCCAACGACGCCCAGATGGACCACATCTATCTGGAATCCGTCGGCATGGTCATTACCTTCCTGTTGCTGGGCCGCTACTTTGAGGTCAAGGCCAAGGGACAATCATCGGAAGCTTTGCGCACCTTGTTAAATATGGGCGCCAAAGACGCTTCCTTGCTTGTCGATGGCTCCGAGACCCGCATTTCGATCTCCCAGCTAGCAATCGGCGACGTCTTCGTCGTACGTCCTGGCGAAAAGATTGCCACAGACGGCAAGGTCGTCGAAGGGTTCTCAGCTGTC from Corynebacterium ammoniagenes DSM 20306 harbors:
- the trxA gene encoding thioredoxin is translated as MATVEVTKENFEETTIGDGITIVDAWAEWCGPCKRFAPVFDKASEEHEDITFAKLDTENNQELAGALQIQAIPTLMVFRDGIQVFNQAGALPPAAFEDLIKQVRDLDMDAVREQVEQQKNQG
- a CDS encoding heavy-metal-associated domain-containing protein, giving the protein MATKNYTVEGMTCGHCEMSVQEEVGEIAGVTSVNADHNTGAVTVEGADFTDEQVSAAVAEAGYKLV